From a single Paramisgurnus dabryanus chromosome 17, PD_genome_1.1, whole genome shotgun sequence genomic region:
- the ralgapa1 gene encoding ral GTPase-activating protein subunit alpha-1 isoform X1: MFSKKPHGDVKKSTQKVLDPKKDVLTRLKHLRIVIENAEPNELRHLFEQNYSHIYYVFFENFVTIEVNLKQKGHKSQREELDSILFIFEKILQLLPERIQGRWQFHSIGLILKKLLHTGNSLKIRREGVRLFLLWMQALQHNALKEQLWIFACLIPGFPAPQSELGPRTLDNLISPPLNLQEGQVTPEEISPLVPPQSGDKSQEDLTGYFLEALLKYMVNQAKSLEWKCKENHEKGFAFLFANFKKYYLPHIFPNFSKETSLYNPILDIPPMRPKPYYVVVKRDPETNEALYCTKESFLNARVILIRWLVSFWLEPKSNTGTQIPGMEGENVPKNIQRAAAGLAARGEDGGPRQDSLDGGGPGEPEQSHSNTSTLTEREPSTSSLCSMDEEHLTDIEVVRRVLCSSRTNVNFITEIFRQAFLLPMCEAAAMRKVVRVYQEWISQQDKPVFMREPEEDRFSDQLDSVHERGADDEKEDMGLPVSVHNRNSNWCRSKSSDTDMLEYNVHAGVQATLQVFVTNSSNVFLLESANELKTLLEEHVDMCKRVLNIYRSLVMHETMNQKTWEQILLVLLRVAECVMKRPPSIMPFGKKANTLSGRLSGAIFQTLIVAWIKANLNVYISRELWDDLLSVLSSLTCWEELVTEWSLTMETLTKVLARNLYNLDLNELPLDKLSEQKQKKHKGKGGVHEGHKIAVDRSFSKGWSRDPPGQAAAMMRQRSATTAGSPGIEKARNIVRQKTVALRSCSTGDSLLSSTFIRSAKSAPVLIHPVHPLLPDSVLTPLADELSDLEEPPMAQRGPRIRHCSQSEETPSSEVFSASGDLEQPPLPRSSSTSDIMEPFIAERVKGALPVSDRPSHSTHFTTTSAQTESPHFTPTPLQLPDSQGSLELGESIYDHLCQMPGQEPPFIPDWSCSAVAPASQVEGEGEEDVFSAFREFCCKENAVGEFGVFEETGESGADGRQVQFGGSGDWALEWDREMEQSEKSLYECLEQCNSDLSITQKGCGTAEPQISLQQAEGSKVAQLHRQDATDRVSESELSPQPSQRTKLSISDPKKRHSGGVHVSFRPSTESVLFHNPMDPKEAHWKTRLRRLGHLGSHSVGGSGAAAKVKESMGEEVGSYESAERDRNSASVARRGRLGRPTLRPRGSRSRSQESGCSTSQQQQGALLGGVYKSMVHALSKPKAQAVSPQRHSKGPATEAPLKDLYAHVMGYFGRKPSANKDELTPKMRPMPNDTGNSNPNVSDLMDEFIQERLRARGNSGMMRRGSSPGSLEIPKDLPELLNRQNATRPADDPGVPSEWTSPASACGSDLISSDSQSDSFNAFQYVNKFENFSFPPETCNLGSVDQDSLGGAGQTEEPELSSLTTPHIDSENSSLSQHALSADTVTITGSESASPMHSLGGSRSQTPSPATLTSDNVQHKDLQLDEKMHHSVLQTPDDLETSEFPTEDGSVMAGGTLTGWHADVATVMWRRMLGILGDVNSIKDPEIHAQVFDYLCELWQNLAKIRDNLGISLDNQSSPPPPDLIPPLRILTPWLFKATMLGERYKQGKLHAYKLICKIMKRRQDVSPNSDFLTHFYNIMHSGLLHQDQDIVNTIIKHCSPRFFSIGLPGATMLILDFIVAASRVTACSSLNAPRVEAQILLGSLVCLPNLYKELPALHPTTADIVMTKFTDVKEHIIKHILTSARDEPSAPARCVALCSLGIWLCEELVHGTQHPQIKEALNVICVTLKFSNKTVALVASDILHLLINYVDDLQKFPPNTPKKIVEVLIATITYLLPATESSPHELDKRLVVSLLLCLLDWVMALPPKTLLQQVEKASDKEKTDKSVLSCIYKVLHGCVYGAQSFSNANYFPIHLSDLSSPDYDPFLQLESLKEPEPLHSPDSERSSKLQPVTEVRNRIQQGLISVAARTVISHLVNHLGHYPMSGGPATLTSQVCENQDNPYSESTDLTPELFDAPNLQFFVLNGTTLLSYLQIRAEGGLPGGGMSAGLTTTNACVRVIVRDISGKHSWDSAVLYGPPHCISPSQPLHLYTSSNAAGGERGCDEDSLERGSQEDQENGAFHENEENLEEDEEEVKEDMEEKDLEEQDEDAGLELMAPQAKRQCREVVPSWDSLQDGEDALDEMLQYLGYSSPECLQRTSAPLNIPAPQPTCVSEKQENDVINAVLKQCAEERDFTLHRGNDLNMRAAVQQEPNPQRPQSAFYYCKLLLNILGMNSWEKRNSFHLLKKNEKLLRELKNLDSRQCRETHKIAVFYVAEGQEDKHSILSNTAGSQAYEDFVSGLGWEVNLTSHCGFMGGLQRNKSTGLTMPYFATSTVEAMFHVSTRMPPDSDDSLTKKLRHLGNDEVHIVWSEHSRDYRRGIIPTEFGDVLIIIYPMKNHMYSIQIIKKPEVPFFGPLFDGAIVDEKILPTVVRATAINASRALKSLIPLYQNFYEERARYLETIVKHHSEPTTFEDYAARVFCPAPFNYLPSEAGSCIESQPVENPAMQIDGGDLASPMSPRASKSRMSMKLRRSSGSANKT; this comes from the exons aaaatgCAGAGCCGAATGAACTCAGGCACCTTTTCGAACAGAATTACTCGCACATCTACTATGTGTTCTTTGAAAACTTTGTCACCATTGAGGTTAACCTGAAACAGAAAG GTCACAAGTCACAGCGAGAGGAACTTGATTCTATTCTGTTCATTTTTGAG AAAATCTTACAGCTGTTACCCGAGCGCATACAAGGAAGATGGCAGTTCCACAGCATAG GTctcattttgaagaaactacTACACACTGGAAACTCcctaaag ATTCGAAGGGAAGGAGTGCGGCTGTTCCTGCTGTGGATGCAGGCTCTACAACACAACGCTCTAAAAGAGCAGCTATGGATCTTTGCCTGTCTGATTCCAGGATTCCCAGCACCGCAGTCCGAGTTGGGCCCTCGGACCCTGGATAATCTCATCAGTCCTCCGCTTAACCTTCAGGAGG GTCAAGTGACTCCAGAGGAGATCAGCCCCCTGGTGCCACCCCAATCCGGAGATAAATCCCAGGAGGATCTAACTGGTTACTTCCTGGAGGCTCTTCTCAAATACATGGTAAACCAG GCCAAAAGTCTGGAGTGGAAATGTAAGGAGAATCACGAAAAGGGTTTCGCTTTCCTTTTCGCCAATTTCAAAAAGTATTACCTGCCCCATATCTTCCCCAACTTCTCAAAGGAGACCAGTTTGTACAATCCTATTCTGG ACATCCCGCCCATGAGACCAAAGCCTTACTACGTAGTTGTAAAAAGAGACCCAGAGACCAATGAAGCCCTTTACTGCACTAAAGAGAGCTTCCTCAATGCCAGAGTCATATTAATCCGTTGGCTGGTGTCCTTCTGGCTGGAGCCCAAGTCAAACACGGGAACACAGATCCCTGGCATGGAAGGAGAAAATGTGCCTAAGAATATCCAG AGAGCGGCGGCAGGCTTAGCTGCCCGAGGAGAGGACGGAGGTCCGAGACAGGACTCTCTGGATGGTGGAGGGCCTGGTGAGCCGGAGCAGTCGCATTCCAACACCAGCACCCTCACCGAAAGAGAGCCCAGCACTTCCAGCCTCTGCAGCATGGATGAGGAGCATCTCACCGACATCGAGGTGGTCAGACGAGTTCTCTGCTCTTCCAGAACCAACGTCAACTTCATTACAGAGATCTTTCGACAG GCATTTCTGCTGCCCATGTGTGAAGCCGCAGCCATGCGTAAAGTGGTACGGGTGTATCAGGAGTGGATCTCTCAGCAGGATAAGCCTGTGTTTATGAGAGAGCCAGAAGAAGACCGATTCTCAGACCAGCTGGACTCCGTCCATGAACGAGGAGCTGATGATGAGAAAGAG GATATGGGGCTGCCGGTATCCGTTCACAACAGAAACTCTAATTGGTGCAGGAGTAAATCATCTGACACTGATATGCTGGAGTACAATGTTCATGCTGGCGTTCAAGCTACACTACAG GTTTTCGTCACCAATTCCTCTAATGTCTTCCTCCTCGAGTCCGCCAATGAGTTGAAGACTCTTCTGGAAGAACATGTTGACATGTGCAAGCGTGTGCTTAACATATACCGCAGTCTGGTCATGCATGAAACCATGAACCAAAAGACCTG GGAGCAGATTCTGTTGGTGTTGCTAAGGGTAGCTGAATGTGTAATGAAAAGGCCTCCGTCCATCATGCCTTTTGGGAAAAAGGCTAACACTTTATCGGGCCGATTGTCCGGGGCAATTTTTCAG ACTCTGATTGTGGCCTGGATCAAAGCCAATCTGAACGTGTACATCTCTCGTGAGCTGTGGGACGACCTGTTATCTGTGCTCTCCTCTCTCACCTGCTGGGAGGAGCTGGTCACCGAATGGTCCCTTACCATGGAGACCCTTACAAAGGTGCTTGCACGAAATCTTTACAACCTGGACCTGAACGAGCTGCCCTTGGACAAACTCAGCGAGCAGAAACAAAAGAAACACAAAGGCAAAG GTGGTGTCCATGAGGGGCATAAAATTGCAGTGGATCGCTCGTTCTCTAAAGGCTGGAGTCGAGATCCGCCGGGCCAGGCAGCTGCAATGATGAGACAGCGCAGCGCCACTACTGCTGGATCGCCAGGCATAGAGAAGGCCAGAAACATTGTCAGGCAGAAGACAGTGG CTCTGCGTAGTTGCTCTACGGGGGACAGTCTATTGTCCTCGACCTTTATCCGCAGTGCTAAAAGCGCACCTGTCCTGATCCACCCCGTACACCCTCTCCTGCCTGATTCTGTGCTCACTCCCCTAGCTGATGAGCTGTCAG ACTTGGAGGAACCTCCCATGGCCCAGCGCGGGCCGCGGATTCGCCACTGCTCTCAGAGCGAGGAGACTCCCTCGTCAGAAGTGTTTTCTGCATCCGGCGACCTGGAGCAGCCCCCTCTCCCCCGCAGCAGCAGCACCTCTGACATCATGGAGCCCTTCATCGCAGAGCGGGTCAAAGGTGCACTTCCTGTCTCTGACAGACCCTCTCACTCCACCCACTTTACCACCACCTCGGCCCAAACCGAGTCCCCTCACTTTACCCCGACCCCACTCCAACTTCCCGACAGCCAGGGATCCTTAGAGCTGGGTGAAAGCATCTATGACCATCTCTGCCAGATGCCAGGGCAGGAACCCCCCTTTATTCCTGATTGGTCCTGTTCGGCTGTCGCTCCGGCCAGTCAGGTTGAAGGTGAGGGCGAGGAGGACGTCTTTAGTGCTTTCAGGGAGTTTTGTTGCAAGGAGAATGCGGTAGGTGAATTTGGGGTATTCGAGGAGACGGGGGAGTCCGGTGCAGATGGTAGGCAGGTGCAGTTTGGGGGAAGTGGGGATTGGGCGCTGGAGTGGGATAGGGAGATGGAGCAGAGCGAAAAAAGTTTGTACGAGTGCTTAGAGCAGTGCAATTCGGATTTAAGCATCACGCAGAAAGGTTGCGGCACGGCGGAGCCGCAGATTAGTCTGCAACAGGCAGAGGGCAGCAAAGTCGCACAGTTACACAGGCAGGATGCTACAGACAGGGTGAGTGAGAGTGAGCTTAGTCCACAGCCTTCCCAGAGGACCAAGCTGTCCATTTCAGACCCCAAAAAGCGTCACAGCGGCGGGGTACACGTCAGCTTCCGCCCATCCACAGAGTCTGTTCTGTTTCACAACCCCATGGACCCCAAAGAGGCCCACTGGAAGACCCGACTTCGCCGTCTCGGCCACTTAGGCAGCCATTCGGTTGGTGGGAGCGGGGCAGCGGCGAAGGTCAAAGAGAGCATGGGGGAGGAAGTCGGCAGTTACGAATCGGCGGAGCGGGATAGAAACTCTGCCAGCGTGGCGAGGCGTGGCCGACTTGGCCGCCCAACTCTCCGCCCAAGAGGGTCCCGCTCTAGGTCTCAGGAGTCGGGTTGCAGTACCTCTCAGCAGCAGCAGGGGGCACTGTTGGGTGGGGTGTATAAGTCAATGGTCCATGCTCTCTCCAAACCCAAGGCCCAGGCGGTGTCGCCTCAGCGCCACAGCAAAGGGCCCGCTACGGAGGCACCCCTGAAGGACCTGTATGCTCACGTAATGGGCTATTTTGGAAGAAAACCATCAG CCAATAAAGATGAGTTGACACCCAAGATGAGACCCATGCCCAACGACACTGGCAACAGCAACCCAAACGTCAGTGATCTTATGGATGAGTTTATTCAGGAGAGACTGAGAGCCCGAGGCAACTCT GGCATGATGAGGCGTGGCAGTAGCCCGGGCAGTTTGGAAATCCCCAAAGATCTACCAGAGCTCCTTAACCGGCAAAATGCCACACGGCCTGCAGACGATCCCGGTGTGCCCTCTGAGTGGACCTCGCCGGCCAGTGCTTGCGGCAGTGACCTCATAAGCTCCGATAGCCAATCAGATTCCTTCAATGCGTTTCAGTATGTCAACAAGTTTGAGA ATTTCAGCTTCCCACCCGAGACGTGCAATCTGGGCTCTGTAGATCAGGATAGTTTGGGAGGAGCAGGGCAGACTGAGGAACCAGAACTATCCAGCCTCACCACACCGCACATAGATTCAGAAAACAGCAGCCTCAGTCAGCACGCCCTATCGGCTGACACCGTCACCATTACAG GTTCAGAGAGCGCATCTCCCATGCACTCGTTGGGAGGTTCTCGATCGCAGACGCCATCCCCGGCCACGCTGACATCTGATAACGTTCAGCATAAAGACCTGCAGCTGGATGAGAAAATGCATCACTCTGTCCTGCAAACCCCAGATGATCTCG AAACCAGCGAGTTTCCGACAGAGGACGGCAGCGTGATGGCCGGAGGTACTTTGACGGGCTGGCACGCCGATGTCGCCACTGTGATGTGGAGGAGAATGCTAGGCATTCTGGGAGACGTCAACTCCATCAAGGACCCTGAAATCCACGCACAGGTCTTTGACTACCTCTGCGAACTCTGGCAGAACTTGGCCAAG ATCAGAGACAATCTCGGGATCTCCCTTGACAACCAGTCGTCTCCACCCCCGCCAGATCTGATTCCACCTCTGCGTATTCTGACTCCGTGGCTTTTCAAA GCCACTATGCTAGGCGAACGCTATAAGCAAGGAAAACTCCACGCTTATAAGCTCATCTGCAAGATCATGAAACGAAGACAGGATGTTTCTCCAAACTCTGACTTTCTTACGCACTTCTACAACATCATGCACAGTGGCCTTCTTCACCAAGACCAg GACATTGTGAACACCATCATCAAGCATTGTTCTCCACGCTTCTTCTCTATTGGTCTTCCTGGAGCCACGATGCTCATCCTGGACTTCATCGTGGCAGCGAGCCGCGTGACCGCTTGCTCTTCCCTCAAT GCTCCACGGGTGGAGGCTCAGATTTTGTTGGGATCCCTTGTGTGTCTCCCAAACCTGTACAAAGAACTTCCTGCCCTGCACCCCACAACGGCTGACATCGTCATGACTAAATTTACAGATGTCAAG GAGCACATAATCAAACACATCTTAACCTCTGCCAGAGATGAACCTTCTGCACCAGCAAG atgtgtggCTCTCTGTAGTCTGGGGATTTGGCTTTGTGAAGAGCTGGTTCATGGCACTCAACATCCACAAATCAAAGAAGCACTTAATGTCATCTGTGTCACTCTCAAG TTCTCGAATAAAACCGTCGCCCTGGTGGCCTCGGATATCCTGCACCTGCTCATAAACTACGTGGATGATCTGCAGAAGTTCCCACCCAACACTCCAAAGAAAATTGTGGAG GTCCTTATTGCAACCATCACCTACCTTCTGCCGGCCACAGAGTCCTCCCCTCATGAGCTAGACAAGAGG CTGGTTGTTTCTCTGCTGCTGTGCTTGCTGGACTGGGTGATGGCTCTACCTCCAAAAACTCTGCTGCAGCAGGTTGAAAAAGCCTCAGATAAGGAGAAAACCGACAAGTCTGTTTTGAGCTGCATCTATAAG GTCCTCCATGGTTGTGTATATGGGGCTCAGAGCTTCAGTAACGCCAATTACTTCCCCATTCACCTGTCAGACTTGAGTAGCCCAGACTATGACCCTTTCCTACAACTGGAGAGCTTGAAGGAACCAGAGCCTCTCCACTCGCCCGACTCTGAACGCTCCTCCAAACTGCAACCCGTCACTGAAG TGAGAAACCGAATTCAGCAAGGTCTGATCTCAGTTGCAGCACGCACAGTCATATCTCACCTGGTAAACCACTTAGGTCACTATCCAATGAGTGGTGGGCCGGCCACTCTGACAAGCCAGGTCTGCGAGAACCAGGATAATCCATACAGCGAGAGCACAGACCTGACCCCCGAACTGTTTGACGCACCCAACTTGCAATTCTTTGTGCTTAATGGAACCACACTGCTGTCCTACCTTCAGATCCGGGCGGAGGGTGGCCTGCCCGGAGGCGGTATGTCGGCTGGCCTCACCACCACCAATGCCTGTGTACGTGTGATTGTGAGGGACATTTCTGGAAAACACTCCTGGGACTCAGCTGTACTGTATGGCCCACCACATTGCATCAGTCCTAGTCAACCTTTGCACCTTTATACATCCTCCAATGCAGCAGGAGGAGAACGTGGCTGTGATGAGGACAGTCTAGAAAGAGGCAGTCAAGAAGATCAAGAGAATGGAGCGTTTCACGAGAATGAGGAGAACCTGGAGGAGGATGAAGAGGAGGTGAAAGAGGACATGGAGGAGAAAGATCTTGAGGAACAGGACGAAGATGCAGGATTGGAACTCATGGCCCCGCAGGCGAAACGGCAGTGCCGTGAGGTTGTGCCAAGCTGGGACTCCCTGCAGGATGGTGAAGACGCCCTTGACGAGATGCTGCAGTACCTGGGATACTCCAGCCCAGAGTGCCTGCAGCGTACCAGCGCACCGCTCAATATCCCAGCCCCGCAACCCACATGCGTGTCCGAGAAGCAGGAGAACGATGTCATCAATGCCGTCCTGAAGCAATGTGCCGAAGAGCGGGACTTCACGCTGCATCGTGGCAATGATCTGAACATGAGAGCAGCGGTACAACAAGAGCCAAACCCACAGAGACCCCAGTCCGCCTTTTACTACTGCAAACTGCTCCTTAATATACTGGGCATGAACTCCTGGGAAAAGAG GAACAGTTTTCACCTGCTGAAGAAAAACGAAAAACTACTGAGAGAGCTGAAGAATCTGGATTCCAGACAGTG TCGTGAAACGCACAAGATTGCAGTATTTTATGTGGCAGAAGGCCAAGAAGACAAGCACTCCATTTTGTCCAACACAGCTGGAAGTCAGGCGTACGAGGACTTTGTGTCAGGCCTGGGTTGGGAG GTGAACCTCACTAGTCACTGTGGATTCATGGGTGGCCTTCAGCGTAACAAAAGTACAGGTTTGACCATGCCCTACTTTGCCACTTCTACAGTAGAGGCGATGTTTCACGTCTCCACGCGCATGCCCCCAGATTCAGACGACTCGCTTACTAAAAAG TTACGACACCTGGGCAACGATGAAGTGCACATTGTGTGGTCAGAGCACTCACGGGACTACAGGAGGGGCATCATTCCTACTGAGTTTGGAGATGTGCTGATCATCATCTACCCCATGAAGAACCACATGTACAGCATCCAAATTATCAAGAAGCCCGAG